A stretch of the Acidobacteriota bacterium genome encodes the following:
- a CDS encoding 50S ribosomal protein L10, with protein MTTTRASKAEELAELAATVGKASHAFLIDYKGLSVPAVTDLRRQIRAAKSDYIVVKNTLALRALEGKPLGSLKEHFTGMTGIAYSTTDVVALAKVLHTFGKTNPNVKVKAALLDGKPVAAKELETLANLPSRAELVGKLLGLMQSPIRRLVTVLAAPHRNVAATLAAVAQQKAKSEETTA; from the coding sequence ATGACGACCACGCGCGCTTCCAAGGCCGAAGAGCTCGCCGAGCTCGCGGCGACGGTGGGGAAGGCCTCCCACGCGTTCCTGATCGACTACAAGGGCCTGTCGGTGCCGGCCGTGACGGACCTGCGCCGCCAGATCCGCGCCGCCAAGTCCGACTACATCGTCGTGAAGAACACGCTCGCCCTGCGCGCCCTCGAGGGAAAGCCCCTCGGTTCGCTCAAGGAGCACTTCACGGGGATGACGGGCATCGCCTACTCGACGACGGACGTCGTCGCGCTCGCCAAGGTTCTCCACACCTTCGGCAAGACGAACCCGAACGTGAAGGTCAAGGCCGCCCTCCTCGACGGCAAGCCCGTCGCGGCGAAGGAGCTCGAGACCCTCGCAAACCTGCCGTCGCGCGCCGAGCTCGTCGGCAAGCTCCTGGGCCTCATGCAGTCGCCGATCCGGCGCCTCGTGACGGTCCTCGCCGCCCCTCACCGCAACGTCGCCGCGACCCTCGCGGCCGTGGCTCAGCAAAAAGCAAAGTCCGAAGAAACCACGGCTTAA
- a CDS encoding UMP kinase, with the protein MEPCYRRVLLKLSGEALLGNQPFGIEPAVVARIADEVAEVARLGVELAIVIGGGNIIRGVSAATQGIDRVTGDNMGMLATVINALALQDAMEKRAIHTRVMTAFEVRAVAEPFIRRRAIRHLEKKRCVIFAGGTGNPYFTTDSAAALRANEVRADAILKATRVDGIYSDDPKKNPNAEFLPRVSYQDVLEKRLAVMDATSVALCRDNRMPIRVFNLLVPGNIRRVVMGEPVGSVVDAGRA; encoded by the coding sequence GTGGAACCCTGCTACCGCCGGGTCCTGCTGAAGCTCTCCGGGGAGGCGCTCCTCGGCAATCAGCCGTTCGGCATCGAGCCGGCGGTCGTCGCCCGCATCGCGGACGAGGTCGCCGAGGTCGCGCGCCTCGGCGTCGAGCTCGCGATCGTGATCGGGGGCGGGAACATCATCCGGGGCGTGTCCGCCGCGACGCAGGGCATCGACCGCGTCACGGGCGACAACATGGGAATGCTCGCGACCGTCATCAACGCGCTCGCGCTTCAGGACGCGATGGAGAAGAGGGCGATCCACACCCGCGTCATGACGGCGTTCGAGGTGCGCGCGGTCGCCGAGCCGTTCATCCGGCGCCGCGCGATCCGCCATCTCGAGAAGAAGCGCTGCGTCATCTTCGCGGGCGGGACGGGCAACCCGTACTTCACGACGGACTCGGCCGCGGCGCTTCGCGCGAACGAGGTGCGCGCCGACGCGATCCTCAAGGCGACGCGCGTCGACGGCATCTACTCGGACGACCCGAAGAAGAACCCGAACGCCGAGTTCCTCCCGCGGGTCAGCTACCAGGACGTTCTGGAGAAGCGGCTCGCCGTCATGGACGCGACCTCGGTCGCCCTCTGCCGCGACAATCGCATGCCGATCCGCGTGTTCAACCTGCTCGTCCCCGGGAACATCCGCCGTGTCGTCATGGGCGAGCCGGTTGGAAGCGTGGTCGACGCGGGGCGCGCCTGA
- a CDS encoding 50S ribosomal protein L1 → MSGKKFTASAAKVDKAKLYDVPQAVALVKSASFAKFNETVEVALRLGVDPKHADQMVRGTVVLPHGLGKTTRVAVVASGEKIKEAEAAGADVVGGDDLVAKIQAGMLDFEALVATPDMMKSLGRLGKVLGPRGLMPNPKAGTVTFDVAKAVKELKAGKIEFRVDKTAIIHVPVGKVSFPEIQLVENTEALLSAVQKAKPAAAKGKYMKSVVLSSTMGPGVPVDPATAEKLVGRTV, encoded by the coding sequence ATGAGTGGCAAGAAATTCACCGCGTCCGCCGCGAAAGTCGACAAGGCGAAGCTCTACGACGTGCCCCAGGCCGTCGCGCTCGTCAAGTCCGCGTCGTTCGCCAAGTTCAACGAGACGGTCGAGGTGGCCCTTCGCCTCGGCGTCGACCCGAAGCACGCGGACCAGATGGTGCGCGGCACGGTCGTGCTTCCGCACGGCCTCGGGAAGACGACCCGCGTGGCCGTCGTGGCTTCCGGTGAGAAGATCAAGGAAGCCGAAGCTGCGGGAGCGGACGTCGTGGGCGGGGACGACCTCGTCGCGAAGATCCAGGCCGGCATGCTCGACTTCGAGGCGCTCGTCGCGACGCCCGACATGATGAAGTCGCTCGGGCGGCTCGGCAAGGTGCTCGGCCCGCGCGGCCTCATGCCGAACCCGAAGGCCGGCACGGTCACGTTCGACGTCGCCAAGGCCGTCAAGGAGCTGAAGGCGGGCAAGATCGAGTTCCGCGTCGACAAGACGGCGATCATCCACGTTCCCGTCGGCAAGGTCTCGTTCCCCGAGATCCAGCTCGTCGAGAACACCGAAGCGCTCCTCTCGGCGGTCCAGAAGGCGAAGCCCGCCGCCGCGAAGGGCAAGTACATGAAGTCCGTCGTCCTTTCGTCGACGATGGGCCCGGGCGTCCCGGTGGATCCCGCGACCGCCGAGAAGCTCGTCGGAAGGACCGTCTGA
- the ispD gene encoding 2-C-methyl-D-erythritol 4-phosphate cytidylyltransferase — MSQATALVPAAGFGTRFHEGGPKALVLLAGKPLLVHALERLAASRRVSSAVVAIPGGCEADFRAALKASPLPYILVEGGVTRRESVARAFAAMDPKDDDAIVLVHDAARPLVDPLEVKAVVDAADATGAAIAAFSLVETIKRVEAGKIKATVPRGDLVGATTPQAFRAAILRKGLAKEGGPDATDDAELVERTGGEVTVVLTSRWNIKITYPEDLAWAEAWLAQSGRAGA; from the coding sequence GTGAGCCAGGCCACGGCTCTCGTACCGGCCGCGGGCTTCGGCACCCGCTTTCACGAAGGCGGGCCGAAGGCGCTCGTCCTGCTCGCCGGCAAGCCGCTCCTCGTCCACGCGCTCGAGCGCCTCGCGGCCTCGAGGCGGGTCTCCTCGGCCGTCGTCGCGATCCCGGGCGGCTGCGAGGCGGACTTCCGCGCGGCGCTGAAGGCGTCGCCCCTCCCGTACATCCTCGTCGAGGGCGGCGTCACGCGCCGCGAGTCCGTCGCGCGGGCCTTCGCGGCCATGGACCCGAAGGACGACGACGCGATCGTTCTCGTCCACGACGCGGCGCGCCCGCTCGTGGACCCGCTGGAGGTCAAGGCGGTCGTGGACGCGGCGGACGCGACGGGCGCCGCGATCGCGGCGTTCTCCCTCGTCGAGACGATCAAGCGCGTCGAAGCGGGCAAGATCAAGGCGACGGTCCCGCGCGGCGACCTCGTGGGGGCCACGACTCCGCAGGCGTTCCGCGCCGCGATCCTTCGAAAGGGACTCGCGAAGGAAGGCGGGCCCGACGCGACGGACGACGCCGAGCTCGTGGAGCGCACGGGCGGCGAGGTCACGGTCGTTCTGACGTCGCGCTGGAACATCAAGATCACGTACCCCGAGGACCTCGCGTGGGCGGAGGCCTGGCTGGCCCAGTCGGGCCGCGCGGGAGCGTGA
- the rplK gene encoding 50S ribosomal protein L11, whose product MAKKVTGYVKLQIEAGKATPAPPVGTALGPQGVNIMDFCKAFNAKTAKDVGLIIPVVVTVYSDRSYSFITKTPPAAVLLKKAAKLEKGSGVPNKTKVGKVTKKQVEEIAKLKLVDLNTVDLAAAVKSVEGTARSMGIEVVG is encoded by the coding sequence ATGGCAAAGAAAGTAACGGGATACGTCAAGCTCCAGATCGAAGCCGGGAAGGCGACGCCCGCTCCGCCCGTCGGCACCGCGCTCGGTCCGCAGGGCGTCAACATCATGGACTTCTGCAAGGCCTTCAACGCGAAGACCGCGAAGGACGTGGGGCTCATCATCCCCGTCGTCGTCACGGTGTATTCGGACCGGTCGTACTCGTTCATCACGAAGACGCCCCCCGCCGCCGTCCTGCTCAAGAAGGCCGCCAAGCTCGAAAAGGGCTCGGGCGTCCCGAACAAGACGAAAGTCGGCAAGGTGACGAAGAAGCAGGTCGAGGAGATCGCCAAGCTCAAGCTCGTCGACCTGAACACCGTGGACCTCGCCGCCGCCGTCAAGTCGGTGGAGGGGACCGCCCGATCCATGGGAATCGAGGTCGTCGGCTGA
- the ispF gene encoding 2-C-methyl-D-erythritol 2,4-cyclodiphosphate synthase, whose product MRIGHGFDAHRLEPGRPCVLGGVVVKSDSGPIGHSDGDVVLHALADALLGAAAMGDLGSIFGTDRPEWAGAAGEAFVRHVRDLTDHPEILNVDVTILAVRPRVGEHREAMRASIAALLGVPVARVSVKASSGNGLTDFGRGEGVAATVVLLVGGDAAE is encoded by the coding sequence GTGAGGATCGGGCACGGATTCGACGCCCACCGGCTCGAGCCCGGGCGGCCGTGCGTGCTCGGCGGCGTCGTGGTGAAGTCGGACTCGGGCCCCATCGGGCACTCGGACGGCGACGTCGTCCTGCACGCGCTCGCGGACGCGCTCCTCGGCGCAGCCGCGATGGGCGATCTCGGCTCGATCTTCGGGACCGACCGTCCCGAGTGGGCGGGCGCGGCGGGGGAGGCCTTCGTCCGGCACGTCCGGGACCTGACGGACCATCCGGAAATCCTCAACGTGGACGTCACGATCCTGGCCGTGAGGCCGCGCGTCGGGGAACACCGCGAAGCCATGCGCGCGAGCATCGCGGCCCTCCTCGGGGTGCCCGTGGCGCGCGTCTCCGTGAAGGCGTCGTCAGGGAACGGCTTGACGGACTTCGGCCGGGGCGAGGGCGTGGCCGCGACGGTGGTGCTCCTCGTCGGCGGCGACGCGGCCGAGTAG
- the rplL gene encoding 50S ribosomal protein L7/L12, protein MALNVETFVKEIESMSVLELNNLVKALEEKFGVSAAMMAAPAAAAAAPAAAAAEEQTEFTVALKEAGSNKINVIKVVREVNASLGLKEAKDLVENLGVIKEGVSKDEAASIKKKFEDAGAKVEVK, encoded by the coding sequence ATGGCACTCAACGTCGAGACTTTCGTCAAGGAAATCGAATCGATGTCCGTCCTCGAGCTGAACAACCTCGTCAAGGCTCTCGAGGAGAAGTTCGGCGTCTCCGCCGCGATGATGGCCGCTCCGGCCGCCGCAGCGGCCGCCCCGGCCGCCGCCGCCGCCGAGGAGCAGACCGAGTTCACGGTCGCGCTCAAGGAGGCCGGCTCGAACAAGATCAACGTCATCAAGGTCGTCCGCGAGGTCAACGCCTCGCTCGGGCTCAAGGAAGCCAAGGATCTCGTCGAGAACCTCGGCGTCATCAAGGAAGGCGTTTCGAAGGACGAGGCCGCTTCCATCAAGAAGAAGTTCGAGGACGCGGGCGCGAAGGTCGAGGTCAAGTAA
- the rlmB gene encoding 23S rRNA (guanosine(2251)-2'-O)-methyltransferase RlmB, producing the protein MIVSGFHPVREVLEKRPRAVEALLVQRGRKDARAAEIEELARGAGVPVRLVAKEELDRFAGRAHNGVAARVAEREYDDVEECLAGPKGGRCVLFLDEVTDPGNLGSVLRTAAAAGASVVLTERHSAGLNETVSKASAGALERVKVGRVVNAARFLEQAKAAGFWIYGAAMDGESLWKVDISGDSVLCLGSEGAGLRRLTRETCDRLISIPMNRGAGSLNVSVAAGVLLYEWVRRKTGPGPVPA; encoded by the coding sequence GTGATCGTCTCGGGCTTCCACCCGGTGCGCGAGGTTCTCGAAAAGAGGCCGCGCGCCGTCGAGGCGCTGCTCGTTCAGCGCGGCCGCAAGGACGCCCGCGCCGCGGAGATCGAGGAGCTCGCCCGGGGGGCGGGCGTTCCCGTCCGCCTCGTCGCGAAAGAAGAGCTGGACCGCTTTGCGGGCCGCGCGCACAACGGTGTGGCGGCCCGGGTGGCTGAGCGCGAGTACGACGACGTGGAGGAGTGCCTCGCGGGTCCGAAGGGCGGACGGTGCGTCCTCTTCCTCGACGAGGTGACGGACCCGGGCAACCTCGGCTCGGTCCTCCGGACGGCCGCCGCCGCGGGGGCCTCGGTCGTCCTGACGGAGCGGCACTCGGCCGGCCTGAACGAGACCGTCTCGAAGGCCTCGGCGGGCGCCCTGGAGCGGGTCAAGGTGGGCCGGGTCGTCAATGCGGCCCGGTTCCTCGAGCAGGCCAAGGCCGCCGGGTTCTGGATCTACGGGGCGGCCATGGACGGCGAAAGTCTCTGGAAAGTCGATATTTCGGGCGATTCCGTCCTCTGTCTCGGCTCCGAAGGGGCGGGGCTCAGGCGCCTGACGAGGGAAACGTGCGACCGGTTGATTTCGATCCCCATGAATCGGGGCGCCGGATCCCTGAACGTCTCCGTGGCCGCCGGGGTCCTGCTCTACGAGTGGGTCCGGAGAAAAACCGGGCCGGGGCCAGTTCCGGCATGA
- the secE gene encoding preprotein translocase subunit SecE: protein MNFSERWTTFRGFLSDVKKETGKVSWPDRDEVVGTTMVVIVYTVLVGIFLFLVDAAVTPLVNKLFSAFGG from the coding sequence ATGAACTTCAGCGAGCGTTGGACCACCTTCCGCGGCTTCCTTTCGGACGTGAAGAAGGAGACCGGGAAGGTCTCGTGGCCGGACCGGGACGAGGTCGTGGGGACGACGATGGTGGTCATCGTCTACACGGTCCTCGTGGGCATCTTCCTCTTCCTCGTCGACGCGGCGGTGACGCCGCTCGTGAACAAGCTCTTCTCCGCCTTCGGCGGCTGA
- the nusG gene encoding transcription termination/antitermination protein NusG, which translates to MDWFIVHTYSGFEDRVVTELQNRIKALGMEVHFGEIRVPKETVVEMKAGKRRNVERKFFPGYVLVQMEMSDETWHLVRNTPKVTGFVGGSSKAPVPLTQDEVDSILHHTAESKEKPKPRYVYERGEQVKITDGPFKEFTGTVEDINLERSTLRVLVTIFGRPTPVELEFVQVQKL; encoded by the coding sequence ATGGACTGGTTCATCGTCCACACGTACTCGGGCTTCGAGGACCGTGTCGTCACGGAGCTGCAGAACCGCATCAAGGCCCTCGGCATGGAGGTCCACTTCGGCGAGATCCGCGTGCCGAAGGAGACCGTCGTCGAGATGAAGGCCGGGAAGCGCCGCAACGTCGAGCGGAAGTTCTTCCCGGGCTACGTCCTCGTGCAGATGGAGATGTCCGACGAAACCTGGCATCTCGTGCGCAACACGCCGAAGGTCACCGGATTCGTCGGGGGCTCGTCGAAGGCGCCCGTCCCGCTCACGCAGGACGAGGTCGACTCGATCCTCCACCACACGGCCGAGTCCAAGGAAAAGCCGAAGCCGCGTTACGTCTACGAGCGCGGCGAGCAGGTCAAGATCACGGACGGCCCCTTCAAGGAGTTCACGGGCACGGTCGAGGACATCAACCTCGAGCGCTCGACACTTCGCGTCCTCGTCACCATCTTCGGCCGGCCGACGCCGGTCGAGCTCGAATTCGTCCAGGTCCAGAAGCTGTAA
- the rpoB gene encoding DNA-directed RNA polymerase subunit beta yields MIGRTPASGAKERTSFGKIRSFLPLPNLIDVQRKSYEDFLQMDLLPEERQDVGLQAVFKSVFPFSDFRETCALEFVSYRIGEWKSRSGRLEGLQHLRFSCEHCGATVKVKDPRATRVECGVCGHPNANKVTIDEVCGTPVELRLPYSVAECQERGSTYSVPLKVTFRLKVFDKENAPTGKGAPKEWPIRDIKEEEVYFGEIPLMTDNGTFVINGTERVIVSQLHRSPGVFFTREGAHTLIGKIIPYRGSWVEFEIDPKGLFGVRIDRKRKFPGTVFLRALGLESDELILKKFYSPVKLSFEKGKARLVLPPEILTKEELRIKHLRGIRKDGRIFADVKLTAEMKASLAKGENVEVSVDPSKLGRALFAADVVDLGSGEVLFETGSEIPEDLAAQLESKQATSVEAIFPDWEPIGETLIATLRKDGVKTKREALLEIYKRMRPGDPPTDESAKNLFAGMFFDPRKYDFSRVGRFKFNIRTGLHTSLDQKTLTAEDFYVVIEHLLELKRDIGKTDDIDNLGNRRVRCVGELLENQFRIGLVRMERAIKEKMSVHQDIDSAMPHDLINSKPVIAAIKEFFGSSQLSQFMDQTNPLSEVTHKRRLSALGPGGLSRERAGFEVRDVHATHYGRICPIETPEGPNIGLISSLSCFARISEFGFIESPYKKVKNGRVLDHYEIVTVGDSGWKKGQIVEAEELEEAVHRLKKGHKRQPVGRPTAFFQPAWEEENYTIAQANAEVDDKGRFTEDRIVARAGGEFITIEKDKIEFMDVSPKQLVSVAAALIPFLEHDDANRALMGSNMQRQSVPLLRTEPPLVGTGLEGIVARDSGAVVTCKRDGIVDTVDARRIIVRVQITGDDGETKDFGADIYPLLKFRRSNQNTCINQKPIVKEGDRVVAGQVLADGPCTSQGELALGRNILVAFMPWRGYNYEDAILISEKMVKEDYYTSIHIEEFEIEARETKLGAEEITKDIPNVSEHALRDLDDSGIVRIGANVKPGDILVGKVTPKGETQLTPEEKLLRAIFGEKAGDVRDASLKCPPGIEGVVVDVKIFTRKDEEKQKDARAKQILDEEIGRLTKNADDEIRIIRTEAKEKIESLLAGRTVLEDVSDSQGNVLVKEGGKLTVEKIGMMTPRMLKGLKLKDEEIRDQVRLILQRTDSQIDVIKKVSADRVALLAKGDELAPGVNKTVKVFVAMKRKLQVGDKMAGRHGNKGVISRILPEEDMPYLPDGTPVEIVLNPLGVPSRMNVGQILETHLGWAARALGMNIATPVFDGCSEEEIRALLRKADLPVGGKTVLYDGMTGSRFEQEVTVGYIYMLKLSHLVDDKIHARSIGPYSLITQQPLGGKAQFGGQRFGEMEVWALEAYGAAYTLQELLTVKSDDVEGRSKVYEAIVKGEVPDEPGLPESFNVLVRELQSLCLDVELLKV; encoded by the coding sequence ATGATCGGACGCACCCCCGCCTCCGGTGCGAAGGAACGGACGAGCTTCGGCAAGATCCGCTCCTTCCTGCCCCTTCCGAACCTCATCGACGTCCAGCGCAAGTCGTACGAGGACTTTCTCCAGATGGACCTCCTGCCCGAAGAGCGGCAGGACGTCGGTCTGCAGGCCGTCTTCAAGAGCGTGTTCCCGTTCAGCGACTTCCGTGAGACGTGCGCACTCGAGTTCGTGTCGTACCGCATCGGCGAGTGGAAGTCCCGCAGCGGCCGGCTCGAAGGCCTGCAGCACCTGCGCTTCTCGTGCGAGCACTGCGGCGCGACCGTGAAGGTGAAGGATCCGCGCGCGACGCGCGTCGAGTGCGGCGTGTGCGGCCATCCGAACGCGAACAAGGTCACGATCGACGAGGTCTGCGGGACCCCGGTCGAGCTGCGCCTCCCGTACTCGGTGGCCGAGTGCCAGGAGCGCGGCTCGACGTACTCCGTGCCGCTGAAGGTGACGTTCCGCCTCAAGGTGTTCGACAAGGAGAACGCTCCGACGGGGAAGGGTGCCCCGAAGGAGTGGCCGATCCGCGACATCAAGGAGGAAGAGGTCTACTTCGGCGAAATCCCGCTCATGACGGACAACGGGACGTTCGTCATCAACGGGACGGAGCGCGTCATCGTCTCGCAGCTCCACCGCTCGCCCGGCGTCTTCTTCACGCGCGAGGGCGCGCACACGCTCATCGGCAAGATCATTCCGTACCGCGGCTCGTGGGTGGAGTTCGAGATCGACCCCAAGGGCCTCTTCGGCGTCCGCATCGACCGCAAGCGCAAGTTCCCGGGGACGGTGTTCCTCCGGGCGCTCGGCCTCGAGAGCGACGAGCTGATCCTCAAGAAGTTCTATTCCCCGGTGAAGCTCTCGTTCGAGAAGGGCAAGGCGCGCCTCGTCCTCCCGCCCGAAATCCTCACGAAGGAAGAGCTCCGCATCAAGCACCTCCGCGGCATCCGCAAGGACGGCCGCATCTTCGCGGACGTCAAGCTGACGGCCGAGATGAAGGCCTCGCTCGCGAAGGGCGAGAACGTCGAGGTGTCCGTCGACCCGTCGAAGCTCGGCCGGGCCCTGTTCGCCGCCGACGTCGTCGACCTCGGCTCGGGCGAGGTGCTGTTCGAGACCGGCTCCGAGATCCCCGAGGATCTCGCGGCGCAGCTCGAGAGCAAGCAGGCGACTTCCGTCGAGGCGATCTTCCCGGACTGGGAGCCCATCGGCGAGACTCTCATCGCGACCCTCCGCAAGGACGGCGTGAAGACGAAGCGCGAGGCGCTTCTCGAGATCTACAAGCGCATGCGCCCCGGCGACCCGCCGACGGACGAGAGCGCGAAGAACCTCTTCGCGGGCATGTTCTTCGACCCGCGCAAGTACGACTTCTCGCGCGTCGGCCGGTTCAAGTTCAACATCCGGACGGGCCTCCACACGTCGCTCGACCAGAAGACCCTCACGGCCGAGGACTTCTACGTCGTGATCGAGCACCTCCTCGAGCTCAAGCGCGACATCGGCAAGACCGACGACATCGACAACCTCGGCAACCGCCGCGTGCGCTGCGTCGGCGAGCTCCTCGAGAACCAGTTCCGGATCGGCCTCGTCCGCATGGAGCGCGCGATCAAGGAGAAGATGTCCGTCCACCAGGACATCGACTCGGCGATGCCGCACGACCTCATCAACTCCAAGCCCGTCATCGCGGCGATCAAGGAGTTCTTCGGGTCCTCGCAGCTCTCGCAGTTCATGGACCAGACGAACCCCCTCTCCGAGGTCACGCACAAGCGGCGTCTCTCGGCCCTCGGGCCGGGCGGCCTCTCGCGCGAGCGCGCCGGGTTCGAGGTGCGCGACGTCCACGCCACGCACTACGGCCGCATCTGCCCGATCGAGACGCCGGAAGGCCCGAACATCGGCCTCATCTCGTCGCTTTCGTGCTTCGCCCGCATCTCCGAGTTCGGGTTCATCGAGAGCCCGTACAAGAAGGTCAAGAACGGGCGCGTCCTCGACCACTACGAGATCGTCACGGTCGGCGACTCCGGGTGGAAGAAGGGCCAGATCGTCGAGGCCGAGGAGCTCGAAGAGGCGGTCCACCGCCTGAAGAAGGGCCACAAGCGCCAGCCGGTCGGCCGCCCGACGGCGTTCTTCCAGCCCGCCTGGGAAGAGGAGAACTACACGATCGCCCAGGCGAACGCCGAGGTCGACGACAAGGGCCGGTTCACCGAGGACCGCATCGTTGCCCGCGCCGGCGGCGAGTTCATCACGATCGAGAAGGACAAGATCGAGTTCATGGACGTGTCGCCGAAACAGCTCGTTTCGGTCGCCGCGGCGCTCATCCCCTTCCTCGAGCACGACGACGCGAACCGCGCGCTCATGGGCTCGAACATGCAGCGCCAGTCGGTGCCGCTCCTGCGCACGGAGCCGCCGCTCGTCGGCACGGGCCTCGAGGGCATCGTCGCGCGCGACTCCGGCGCCGTCGTGACGTGCAAGCGCGACGGGATCGTCGACACCGTCGACGCCCGCCGCATCATCGTGCGCGTCCAGATCACCGGGGACGACGGCGAGACGAAGGACTTCGGCGCGGACATCTACCCGCTCCTGAAGTTCCGCCGCTCGAACCAGAACACCTGCATCAACCAGAAGCCGATCGTGAAGGAAGGCGACCGCGTCGTGGCGGGCCAGGTCCTCGCGGACGGCCCCTGCACGTCGCAGGGCGAGCTCGCGCTCGGCCGGAACATCCTCGTCGCGTTCATGCCGTGGCGCGGCTACAACTACGAGGACGCGATCCTCATCTCCGAGAAGATGGTCAAGGAGGACTACTACACCTCCATCCACATCGAGGAGTTCGAGATCGAGGCGCGCGAGACGAAGCTCGGCGCCGAGGAGATCACGAAGGACATCCCGAACGTCTCGGAGCACGCGCTCCGCGACCTGGACGACTCCGGCATCGTGCGCATCGGCGCGAACGTCAAGCCGGGCGACATCCTCGTCGGCAAGGTCACGCCCAAGGGCGAGACGCAGCTGACCCCCGAGGAGAAGCTCCTCCGCGCGATCTTCGGCGAGAAGGCCGGCGACGTGCGCGACGCCTCGCTCAAGTGCCCCCCGGGCATCGAGGGCGTCGTCGTGGACGTGAAGATCTTCACGCGCAAGGACGAAGAGAAGCAGAAGGACGCGCGCGCCAAGCAGATTCTCGACGAGGAGATCGGGCGCCTCACGAAGAACGCCGACGACGAGATCCGCATCATCCGCACCGAGGCGAAGGAGAAGATTGAATCGCTCCTCGCCGGCCGGACCGTCCTCGAGGACGTGTCCGACTCGCAGGGCAACGTTCTCGTCAAGGAGGGCGGCAAGCTCACGGTCGAGAAGATCGGGATGATGACGCCCCGCATGCTCAAGGGGCTCAAGCTGAAGGACGAGGAGATCCGCGACCAGGTGCGGCTCATCCTCCAGCGCACGGACTCGCAGATCGACGTCATCAAGAAGGTCAGCGCCGACCGCGTGGCTCTCCTCGCCAAGGGCGACGAGCTCGCGCCCGGCGTCAACAAGACGGTCAAGGTCTTCGTCGCGATGAAGCGCAAGCTGCAGGTCGGCGACAAGATGGCCGGACGCCACGGCAACAAGGGCGTCATCAGCCGGATCCTCCCCGAGGAGGACATGCCGTACCTTCCGGACGGCACGCCGGTCGAGATCGTCCTCAACCCCCTCGGCGTTCCCTCGCGCATGAACGTCGGGCAGATCCTCGAGACCCACCTCGGGTGGGCCGCGCGGGCGCTCGGCATGAACATCGCGACGCCGGTCTTCGACGGCTGCTCCGAGGAGGAGATCCGCGCCCTGCTGCGCAAGGCGGACCTCCCCGTGGGCGGCAAGACGGTGCTCTACGACGGCATGACGGGCTCGCGCTTCGAGCAGGAAGTCACCGTCGGCTACATCTACATGCTCAAGCTCTCGCACCTCGTGGACGACAAGATCCACGCGCGCTCGATCGGCCCCTATTCGCTCATCACGCAGCAGCCCCTGGGCGGCAAAGCCCAGTTCGGCGGCCAGCGTTTCGGCGAGATGGAGGTCTGGGCCCTCGAGGCCTACGGCGCGGCGTACACGCTCCAGGAGCTCCTCACCGTCAAGTCCGACGACGTCGAGGGCCGCTCCAAGGTGTACGAGGCGATCGTCAAGGGCGAGGTTCCGGACGAGCCGGGCCTGCCCGAATCTTTCAACGTCCTCGTCCGCGAGCTGCAGTCGCTCTGCCTCGACGTCGAGCTGCTGAAGGTTTAA
- the frr gene encoding ribosome recycling factor has product MPTIAETKKETERRMHASLEALKHELKHLRTGRAAVGILEGIFVEYYGTATPLNQVANLSAPDATLLLASPWEPSLCPAIEKAIRTSDLGLNPSSDGRVVRIPVPQPTEERRKEIIKKAHGFAEHAKVEIRHHRHEANDAIKKEAKASTVSADDEKRALDEIQKLTDKSVAEVDHILKTKEAEVLAR; this is encoded by the coding sequence ATGCCCACGATTGCCGAGACGAAGAAGGAAACCGAGAGGCGGATGCACGCCTCGCTCGAGGCCCTCAAGCATGAGCTGAAGCACCTGCGCACCGGGCGGGCCGCGGTGGGCATCCTCGAAGGGATCTTCGTGGAGTACTACGGGACGGCGACGCCCCTGAACCAGGTCGCGAACCTCTCCGCGCCGGACGCGACCCTTCTTCTCGCGTCGCCGTGGGAGCCCTCGCTCTGCCCGGCCATCGAGAAGGCGATCCGCACGAGCGACCTCGGGCTGAACCCGTCGTCGGACGGGAGGGTCGTCCGGATCCCCGTGCCGCAGCCGACGGAGGAGCGCCGCAAGGAGATCATCAAGAAGGCCCACGGCTTCGCCGAGCACGCGAAGGTCGAGATCCGCCACCACCGCCACGAGGCGAACGACGCGATCAAGAAGGAGGCGAAGGCCTCCACCGTCTCCGCGGACGACGAGAAGCGCGCCCTCGACGAGATCCAGAAGCTCACGGACAAGAGCGTCGCCGAGGTCGACCACATCCTCAAGACGAAGGAAGCGGAAGTCCTCGCACGGTGA